One Nocardia iowensis DNA window includes the following coding sequences:
- the lipA gene encoding lipoyl synthase, which yields MTSAQAPAGRKLLRIEARNAETPIERKPQWIRTKAKMGPEYSELKGLVKREGLHTVCEEAGCPNIFECWEDREATFLIGGEQCTRRCDFCQIDTGKPAALDRDEPRRVAESVQAMGLRYSTITGVARDDLDDGGAWLYAETVRAIKQLNPNTGVELLIPDFNADPDQLAEVFSSRPEVLAHNLETVPRIFKRIRPAFRYERSLSVLTAAREAGLVTKSNLILGMGETPEEVTQAMRDLHEAGCDILTITQYLRPSPRHHPVDRWVKPEEFVEHSKMAEEIGFAGVMAGPLVRSSYRAGRLYTQAMAFHGREIAPAMAHLAKEGTASQEASAVLARFGS from the coding sequence GTGACCTCAGCTCAAGCACCGGCAGGACGCAAACTGCTACGCATCGAGGCGCGCAACGCGGAGACCCCGATCGAGCGCAAGCCTCAATGGATTCGTACGAAGGCCAAGATGGGCCCGGAGTATTCCGAGCTCAAGGGCCTCGTCAAACGCGAGGGCTTGCACACGGTGTGTGAGGAGGCGGGCTGTCCCAACATCTTCGAATGCTGGGAAGACCGTGAGGCCACCTTCCTGATCGGCGGCGAGCAGTGCACCCGCCGCTGCGACTTCTGCCAGATCGACACCGGCAAACCGGCCGCACTCGATCGGGACGAGCCGCGCCGGGTCGCCGAGAGCGTGCAGGCGATGGGTCTGCGCTACTCGACCATCACCGGCGTCGCCCGCGACGATCTGGACGACGGCGGCGCCTGGCTCTACGCCGAAACCGTGCGCGCCATCAAGCAACTCAACCCGAACACCGGCGTCGAGCTGCTCATCCCGGACTTCAACGCCGACCCCGACCAGCTGGCCGAGGTGTTCTCGTCGCGCCCGGAAGTGCTGGCGCACAACCTGGAAACGGTGCCGCGCATCTTCAAGCGCATCCGCCCCGCCTTCCGCTACGAGCGCTCCCTCTCCGTGCTCACCGCGGCGCGCGAGGCAGGCCTGGTCACCAAGTCCAACCTGATTCTCGGCATGGGTGAGACCCCGGAAGAGGTCACCCAGGCCATGCGCGACCTGCACGAAGCAGGCTGCGACATCCTCACCATCACCCAGTACCTGCGCCCATCCCCCCGGCACCATCCCGTCGATCGCTGGGTGAAGCCGGAGGAGTTCGTCGAGCACTCGAAGATGGCCGAGGAAATCGGCTTCGCCGGAGTGATGGCCGGACCGCTGGTCCGCTCCTCGTACCGCGCGGGCCGCCTGTACACGCAGGCAATGGCCTTCCACGGCCGCGAAATCGCCCCCGCCATGGCGCATCTCGCCAAGGAAGGCACCGCCTCCCAGGAGGCCTCGGCCGTCCTGGCTCGCTTCGGCAGCTGA
- a CDS encoding elongation factor G-like protein EF-G2, producing the protein MDKSSGTAGGNGRVVTAERPDQIRNVVLVGHSGSGKTTLVEAMALTTGTVNRAGRVEDGTSLSDYDEIEHRQHRSVQLSVVPLAWAGMKINLVDTPGYADFVGELRAGLRAADAALFVISAAEGAESVSGATRALWEECAAVGMPRAIVLTHLDTARADFDEMTETCRTVLGGGASENILPLHLPVYGPKSPDGHRPVTGLIELLPNCVVDYSSGERVETEPSPEQLPMLAEARNRLIEGIIAESEDETLMDRYLGGEEIDHATLLTDLERAVARGSFHPVLFGAPAPEGAKQGLGTVELLDLITGGFPTPAEHIVSAVTAVGGNTRRQLDCDPDGVLAAEVIRTSSDPYVGRVSLVRVFSGTLRADDTVHVCGHGLEDRGHESHDVDERVGAVSAPFGKGQRPLGQAIAGDIVYVTKLSRAETGDTLSGTDKPLVIEPWQMPDPLLPIAITAHSKADEDKLSQSLARLAAEDPAVRLEHNAQTHQLVLWCLGEAHRDVALERLRTRFGVQVDVVEHRVALRETFAGKATGRGRHVKQSGGHGQYAVCEIEVEPLPGGSGIEFVDKVVGGVVPRQFIPSVEKGVRAQAARGVAAGYPLVDVRVTLFDGKAHSVDSSDAAFQTAGALALREAAAGAGVALLEPIADVWVLVSDDYVGPVLSDLSGRRGRVLGTEPHGSGRTRIHAEVPELELSRYAIDLRSLSHGTGDFTRSYTRHEPMPGQLAATIREQAKKQS; encoded by the coding sequence GTGGACAAGTCGAGTGGAACTGCTGGGGGCAACGGCAGAGTAGTTACGGCCGAACGGCCGGATCAAATACGCAATGTGGTGCTGGTCGGGCACAGCGGGTCGGGGAAGACGACACTGGTCGAGGCGATGGCGCTGACCACGGGGACGGTGAATCGGGCCGGACGGGTCGAGGACGGAACCTCCCTGTCGGACTACGACGAGATCGAACATCGGCAGCACCGTTCGGTGCAGCTGTCGGTGGTGCCGCTGGCCTGGGCCGGGATGAAGATCAACTTGGTGGATACCCCCGGTTACGCGGACTTCGTCGGTGAGTTGCGGGCGGGACTGCGTGCCGCCGACGCGGCACTGTTCGTCATCTCGGCGGCCGAGGGCGCGGAGAGCGTCAGCGGGGCGACCCGTGCGTTGTGGGAGGAATGCGCGGCGGTCGGGATGCCGCGCGCGATCGTGCTCACCCACCTGGACACCGCGCGAGCGGACTTCGACGAGATGACCGAGACCTGCCGCACCGTCCTCGGCGGCGGTGCGTCGGAAAACATTCTGCCGCTACATCTTCCGGTGTACGGCCCGAAGAGCCCGGACGGCCATCGCCCGGTCACCGGACTGATCGAGCTGCTACCGAACTGCGTGGTCGACTACTCCTCCGGCGAGCGGGTGGAGACCGAGCCGTCGCCCGAGCAGCTGCCCATGCTGGCGGAGGCGCGCAACCGGCTGATCGAGGGCATCATCGCCGAAAGCGAAGACGAAACACTGATGGACCGCTATCTCGGCGGCGAGGAAATCGACCACGCCACCCTCCTCACCGATCTCGAGCGGGCGGTGGCCCGGGGTAGCTTCCATCCGGTCCTGTTCGGCGCGCCCGCGCCCGAAGGGGCCAAGCAGGGCCTTGGCACCGTCGAACTGCTCGACCTGATCACCGGCGGGTTCCCGACGCCGGCGGAGCACATCGTCTCCGCCGTCACCGCCGTCGGCGGCAACACCCGACGCCAACTCGACTGCGACCCGGACGGCGTGCTCGCGGCGGAGGTGATCCGCACCTCCTCGGATCCGTACGTCGGCCGGGTATCCCTGGTCCGCGTCTTCTCCGGCACGCTGCGCGCCGACGACACGGTGCACGTCTGCGGTCACGGTCTGGAAGACCGCGGCCACGAGAGCCACGACGTCGACGAACGGGTCGGCGCGGTCTCCGCACCGTTCGGCAAGGGCCAACGCCCGCTCGGCCAGGCCATCGCGGGCGACATCGTCTACGTGACCAAGCTCAGTCGCGCGGAAACCGGCGACACCCTGTCGGGCACCGATAAACCGCTGGTCATCGAACCGTGGCAGATGCCGGATCCGTTGCTGCCCATCGCGATTACCGCACACAGCAAGGCCGACGAGGACAAACTCTCGCAGAGCCTGGCCCGGCTGGCGGCCGAGGATCCGGCCGTGCGGCTCGAGCACAACGCGCAAACCCATCAGCTGGTCCTGTGGTGTCTCGGCGAGGCGCACCGCGACGTCGCGCTGGAACGGTTGCGGACCAGGTTCGGCGTGCAGGTCGATGTCGTCGAGCATCGGGTAGCACTGCGGGAAACGTTCGCGGGCAAGGCAACCGGGCGCGGCAGGCATGTCAAGCAGTCCGGCGGGCACGGGCAGTACGCCGTCTGCGAGATCGAGGTCGAGCCGCTGCCCGGCGGTTCCGGTATCGAGTTCGTGGACAAGGTGGTGGGCGGAGTCGTTCCGCGCCAGTTCATTCCGTCGGTGGAGAAAGGTGTGCGGGCACAGGCGGCCCGCGGCGTGGCCGCAGGATATCCGCTGGTCGATGTGCGGGTCACGCTCTTCGACGGCAAGGCGCATTCGGTCGACTCCTCCGACGCCGCCTTCCAGACCGCGGGCGCCCTCGCGCTGCGCGAAGCCGCCGCGGGCGCGGGCGTCGCCCTGCTGGAGCCGATCGCCGACGTGTGGGTCCTGGTCTCCGACGACTACGTAGGTCCGGTTCTGAGCGATCTGTCCGGTCGGCGTGGGCGCGTGCTCGGCACCGAACCGCACGGCAGCGGCCGCACCAGGATCCATGCCGAAGTACCGGAACTCGAACTCAGCCGCTACGCCATCGATCTGCGCTCCCTCTCGCACGGCACCGGTGACTTCACCCGCTCCTACACCCGCCACGAACCGATGCCGGGCCAGCTGGCCGCCACGATCCGCGAGCAGGCCAAAAAGCAGTCCTAG
- a CDS encoding tyrosine-protein phosphatase, which produces MKTTVLSLITAALATFALTMTAAPPLATAQPEAEAAVAARIDLQGAVNARDIGGYRTYDGARTKSGKAIRSDSLEKLTEADVQKLAGLNVKTVIDMRTPGEVQFAGADKPIPGAQAVARPVDDTGLFQRMLAVIQTRDPQKQEEALGNGKAEQIMLNMYTTFISSQQSRAAFGQTIKDVANTDKVTLYHCTAGKDRTGWLTYVLLRAVGVPEGTARQDYLLSNQYRAAADAALRQQVKQAGYMQNPDLLIPLQEVRNEYLDAAIQKMEQDYGDFGKYLTQGLGLDGGSILKLRRNLVT; this is translated from the coding sequence ATGAAGACTACAGTTCTTTCGCTGATTACCGCCGCTCTGGCGACCTTTGCCCTGACGATGACCGCCGCTCCACCGCTCGCTACCGCGCAACCGGAAGCGGAGGCCGCCGTCGCCGCCCGAATAGATTTGCAGGGGGCGGTGAACGCCCGCGATATCGGCGGATATCGCACCTATGACGGAGCCAGGACGAAGTCGGGCAAGGCCATTCGGTCCGACTCGCTGGAAAAGCTGACCGAAGCCGATGTGCAGAAGTTGGCAGGCCTGAATGTCAAGACCGTGATCGACATGCGCACACCGGGCGAGGTGCAGTTCGCCGGTGCGGATAAGCCGATTCCCGGCGCTCAGGCGGTGGCCCGGCCGGTCGACGACACCGGCCTGTTCCAGCGGATGCTGGCCGTGATCCAGACCCGTGATCCGCAGAAGCAGGAGGAAGCACTCGGCAACGGCAAGGCCGAGCAGATCATGCTGAACATGTACACCACGTTCATCAGCAGCCAGCAGTCCCGTGCCGCGTTCGGACAGACGATCAAGGATGTCGCCAATACCGACAAGGTCACGCTGTACCACTGCACCGCGGGTAAGGATCGCACCGGTTGGCTGACCTACGTGCTGCTGCGCGCCGTCGGCGTGCCGGAAGGCACTGCGCGGCAGGACTATCTGCTGTCGAACCAGTATCGCGCCGCCGCGGACGCCGCGCTTCGGCAGCAGGTGAAGCAAGCCGGTTATATGCAGAACCCGGACCTGTTGATCCCGCTTCAGGAAGTTCGTAACGAATACTTGGACGCCGCAATCCAGAAGATGGAGCAGGACTATGGCGATTTCGGCAAGTACCTGACCCAGGGTCTCGGTCTGGACGGCGGATCCATCTTGAAGCTGCGCAGGAACCTGGTCACCTAG
- the lipB gene encoding lipoyl(octanoyl) transferase LipB — MNDTRTTWSARFDTTPIVVEDLGLIDYHSAWDRQRTIAAERAQGIGSDRLLLLEHPSVYTAGRRTEAEDLPIDGSPVVEVDRGGKITWHGPGQLVGYPIVRLAEPVDVVHYVRRLEEALITVCTDLGLGCGRIEGRSGVWLPATDLFAERKIAAIGVRVQRGVALHGISLNCNSAMDGFQAIVPCGIRDAGVTTLTRELGREVTVAEVKPLVADAIARALNGELPVTDHDVRQPSALPRPETVE; from the coding sequence GTGAACGACACGCGCACCACGTGGTCCGCCCGATTCGATACGACCCCGATCGTGGTCGAGGATCTCGGACTCATCGACTACCACAGCGCCTGGGATCGGCAGCGGACCATCGCCGCCGAGCGGGCCCAAGGCATCGGATCCGATCGCCTGCTGCTGCTCGAGCACCCCTCGGTCTACACGGCGGGCCGCCGGACCGAGGCCGAGGATCTGCCGATCGATGGCAGCCCGGTGGTCGAGGTGGACCGCGGCGGCAAGATCACCTGGCACGGACCCGGCCAGCTCGTCGGCTACCCGATCGTGCGGCTCGCCGAGCCGGTGGACGTCGTCCACTACGTGCGCCGCCTCGAGGAAGCCCTGATCACCGTCTGCACCGATCTCGGTCTCGGCTGCGGCCGGATCGAGGGCCGCTCCGGTGTCTGGCTGCCCGCGACCGACCTGTTCGCCGAGCGCAAGATCGCCGCGATCGGTGTGCGGGTGCAGCGGGGCGTTGCGCTGCACGGCATCTCGCTCAACTGCAATTCCGCCATGGACGGCTTCCAGGCGATCGTGCCCTGCGGCATCCGCGATGCCGGCGTGACCACGCTGACGCGCGAGCTCGGTCGCGAGGTGACGGTGGCGGAAGTGAAGCCGCTCGTCGCCGACGCGATCGCCAGAGCACTGAACGGTGAGCTCCCGGTGACCGACCACGATGTGCGCCAGCCGTCGGCTCTGCCGCGGCCCGAGACGGTCGAGTGA
- a CDS encoding GNAT family N-acetyltransferase — MTDQLDTRTDTLIRDAHRDDLPAILAIHNANIATSTAIWDLEQVGLDDRLAWFEERTAAGLPILVAEIDGVVAGYASYGPWRPKAGYRFTVENSVYVDERFQRRGIATALLTELIERARRSGDVHAIIAGIESGNSGSIQLHERFGFRTVGEFPEVGHKFGRWMDLTLMQLMLPVHAR; from the coding sequence ATGACCGACCAACTCGACACCCGCACCGACACCCTCATCCGGGACGCGCACCGCGACGACCTGCCCGCCATCCTGGCGATCCACAACGCGAATATCGCCACCTCCACCGCGATTTGGGATCTGGAGCAGGTCGGCCTCGACGATCGCCTCGCCTGGTTCGAGGAGCGCACCGCCGCTGGCCTGCCGATCCTGGTGGCCGAGATCGACGGTGTGGTAGCGGGCTACGCAAGCTACGGTCCGTGGCGGCCCAAGGCGGGTTACCGCTTCACCGTGGAGAATTCGGTGTACGTCGACGAACGCTTCCAGCGCCGCGGCATCGCTACCGCCCTGCTCACCGAGCTGATCGAACGGGCGCGGCGGTCCGGCGACGTGCACGCGATCATCGCGGGCATCGAATCGGGTAACTCCGGGTCGATCCAGCTGCACGAGCGCTTCGGCTTCCGGACCGTCGGCGAGTTCCCCGAGGTCGGCCACAAGTTCGGGCGTTGGATGGATCTGACGCTCATGCAGCTGATGCTGCCCGTGCACGCGCGCTAG
- a CDS encoding serine hydrolase domain-containing protein codes for MLGSNTFARRVRAGAGALAVAVVATVLVGCAPDECGSGDSCAVSFPADAKSKIDETVRKNMDAGLIPGALVTVHAPGRGTYTQAYGVADLATGRPMTVDDHVRIGSITKTFTATAILRAADEGKLALDDVLSKYVPGVPNGDTITLRDLLGMRGGVWDLVGDSDFAAQLVTKTPGEWRDGDRLRAITAHPEHAKPPRTNTEYSNSEFVLLGLVLEKVIGKPVHEVLDELARAHGLQETSYPVDATIPSPASQGYTYFDDAATNVTSRNSPAIFGAAGTMVSTISDLATYAPLLAKGDLLKPETSQARQQFTSGTAGGAPFDYGLGLQRFGPWLGHAGGVLGYTTHVGYLPDTGAAVAVAVNQYTVPPTLLRITASDIWGSIVEQLYPESLPGDRPTPTIPSPQLPAPADLSTHLQQAFDTTLAPTQKTLRVAADDKDPELITKLAKVYAGYSMTFRVDKLTDFDGTTLLATTTVSSPDSKRPMVIPFTAHDNTWRLDTNWVCESLLLGGESSPACT; via the coding sequence ATGCTCGGCAGTAACACCTTCGCTCGGCGCGTGCGCGCCGGTGCCGGTGCGCTCGCCGTCGCGGTGGTCGCCACCGTGCTGGTCGGCTGCGCTCCTGATGAATGCGGGTCCGGTGACAGCTGCGCCGTCTCCTTTCCGGCGGACGCGAAGAGCAAGATCGATGAGACCGTCCGCAAGAACATGGACGCGGGCTTGATTCCGGGTGCGCTGGTTACCGTGCACGCCCCCGGCCGCGGCACCTACACCCAGGCGTACGGCGTCGCCGATCTAGCGACCGGACGTCCGATGACCGTCGACGATCACGTCCGAATCGGCAGCATCACCAAAACATTCACCGCGACCGCGATCCTCCGGGCCGCCGACGAAGGCAAGCTTGCGCTCGACGATGTGCTGAGTAAATACGTGCCCGGCGTGCCCAACGGCGACACCATCACCCTGCGCGATCTGCTCGGCATGCGCGGCGGCGTCTGGGATCTGGTTGGCGACAGCGATTTCGCCGCTCAGCTGGTAACGAAGACACCGGGCGAATGGCGCGACGGCGATCGGCTGCGCGCGATCACCGCGCACCCGGAGCACGCCAAACCGCCACGCACCAACACGGAATACTCCAACTCCGAATTCGTCCTGCTCGGTCTGGTGCTGGAGAAGGTGATCGGCAAGCCGGTGCACGAGGTCCTCGACGAGCTCGCGCGAGCACACGGGCTTCAGGAAACCTCCTACCCCGTCGATGCCACCATCCCTTCGCCCGCAAGCCAGGGCTACACCTACTTCGACGACGCCGCCACGAATGTCACCAGCCGCAACAGTCCGGCGATCTTCGGCGCCGCGGGCACGATGGTCTCGACGATCTCCGACCTCGCCACCTACGCGCCCCTGCTCGCCAAGGGTGACCTGCTGAAGCCCGAAACCTCGCAGGCCAGACAGCAATTCACCAGCGGAACCGCGGGCGGCGCTCCCTTCGACTACGGCCTCGGACTGCAGCGCTTCGGCCCGTGGCTCGGTCACGCGGGCGGCGTGCTCGGGTACACCACGCACGTCGGTTACCTCCCGGACACCGGGGCCGCCGTCGCGGTCGCGGTCAACCAGTACACGGTTCCGCCCACCCTCCTGCGCATCACCGCGTCCGACATCTGGGGTTCCATCGTCGAGCAGCTGTACCCGGAATCGCTACCCGGCGACCGGCCGACACCCACGATTCCGTCCCCGCAACTGCCCGCTCCCGCGGACCTGAGCACCCACCTGCAGCAGGCCTTCGACACCACGCTCGCGCCCACCCAAAAAACCTTGCGCGTCGCAGCCGACGACAAAGACCCCGAGCTGATCACCAAGCTCGCGAAGGTCTACGCCGGATACTCCATGACATTCCGAGTAGACAAGCTCACCGATTTCGACGGCACCACCCTCCTCGCCACCACAACAGTCAGCTCCCCCGACAGCAAACGCCCCATGGTCATCCCCTTCACCGCCCACGACAACACCTGGCGCCTAGACACCAACTGGGTCTGCGAAAGCCTCCTCCTCGGCGGCGAATCCTCCCCCGCCTGCACCTGA
- a CDS encoding TIGR01777 family oxidoreductase, giving the protein MKVVIAGSSGLIGTALVAALRRDGHDVARLVRRRAAGPDEFAWDPVRAELDERALRGADAVVNLCGASIGRRRWNGGFKQELRDSRITPTDVLADAVVKAGVPTLLNASGVHYYGGDTGDRVVDETSPAGSGFLATLCGDWEAAARPAADAGVRTVLLRSAVVLSRHGGLLSMLHPLYSLGLGGRLGSGRQYTPWISLADEVGAIVFALGHDTLTGPVNVVGPAPVTNAEFSRALGRSLHRPTPLVVPAFALRALIGEFAQEAILRGPRAIPTALEEAGYEFQHPTIGAALAATVGRPGDDR; this is encoded by the coding sequence ATGAAGGTCGTGATCGCCGGTTCGTCCGGACTGATCGGGACAGCGCTCGTCGCGGCACTGCGCCGCGACGGGCACGACGTCGCCCGCCTGGTACGCAGGCGGGCGGCGGGCCCGGACGAATTCGCCTGGGACCCCGTCCGTGCCGAACTGGACGAGCGGGCACTGCGCGGCGCGGACGCGGTAGTAAACCTGTGCGGCGCGAGCATCGGGCGGCGCCGCTGGAACGGCGGCTTCAAACAGGAGCTGCGCGACAGCCGGATCACCCCGACCGACGTGCTGGCCGATGCGGTCGTCAAAGCGGGTGTGCCGACATTGCTGAATGCCAGCGGCGTGCACTACTACGGCGGCGACACCGGCGACCGGGTGGTGGACGAAACCTCGCCCGCCGGTTCGGGTTTCCTCGCCACGCTGTGCGGCGACTGGGAGGCCGCGGCTCGCCCGGCCGCCGACGCGGGCGTGCGTACGGTGCTATTGCGCAGCGCCGTCGTGCTGTCCCGGCACGGTGGCCTGCTCAGCATGCTGCACCCGCTGTATTCGCTCGGCCTCGGTGGCCGCCTCGGCAGTGGACGCCAGTACACGCCGTGGATCTCCCTGGCCGACGAGGTCGGCGCGATCGTCTTCGCGCTCGGCCACGACACCCTCACCGGCCCGGTCAATGTGGTCGGCCCGGCACCGGTCACCAACGCCGAGTTCAGCCGCGCGCTCGGCCGGTCCCTGCACCGGCCGACGCCGCTGGTGGTCCCGGCCTTCGCGCTGCGGGCCCTGATCGGTGAATTCGCGCAGGAGGCGATTCTGCGCGGCCCGCGCGCAATACCCACGGCCCTCGAGGAGGCGGGCTATGAGTTCCAACACCCCACCATCGGCGCCGCACTGGCCGCGACGGTGGGACGACCCGGAGACGATCGATGA
- a CDS encoding MFS transporter, whose product MVVTSDVSRATLRKVTLRLVPYLGLLYFVNYLDRVNISFAGPSGMKTDLGLTETAFGLASGIFFIGYLVLEVPSNLALHKFGARRWIARILASWGVVATAMAFVPNETVLYILRFALGVAEAGFFPGILLYLTYWFPQNQRAKVVALFMVAIPLSTALGSTVSSLIIEYGDGVFGLSGWRFMFLVEGLPAVVLAVVTWFYLTDSPAQARWLTRAERQWLSTELAAEQAAMEKAEQWTLRKALTDSRVLGLAFVYGGIVYGLYALGFFLPTIIKGFEQQYDTHYSVVQRGLINAVPYLIGAVVMVWWSRHGDRSGERPWHVAIPALLGGLAIPVALYLGNPLAAMVAVTVCAVGVLAALPTFWALPSAFLTGAAAAGGIALINSIGNLSGFAAPYITGGLKDWTGTQRAGLWVVGFCMVASAAGVLALWKRADIRAQKDSSN is encoded by the coding sequence ATGGTTGTCACATCCGATGTGTCTCGCGCGACGCTGCGCAAGGTCACCCTTCGACTGGTGCCGTATCTCGGACTGCTGTATTTCGTGAACTATCTGGACCGGGTCAATATCAGTTTCGCCGGGCCAAGTGGGATGAAGACCGACCTCGGGCTCACCGAGACGGCGTTCGGGCTGGCATCGGGGATCTTCTTCATCGGATACCTGGTGCTCGAGGTGCCGAGCAATCTGGCGCTGCACAAGTTCGGGGCGCGGCGGTGGATTGCCCGGATCCTGGCCAGTTGGGGTGTGGTCGCGACCGCGATGGCGTTCGTGCCCAACGAAACCGTGCTGTACATCCTGCGATTCGCGCTCGGCGTGGCGGAGGCGGGCTTCTTTCCCGGGATCCTGCTGTACCTCACGTATTGGTTCCCGCAGAACCAGCGGGCGAAAGTGGTGGCGCTGTTCATGGTCGCCATTCCGCTGTCCACCGCGCTCGGCTCGACCGTGTCGAGTCTGATCATCGAATACGGCGACGGGGTGTTCGGCCTCAGTGGCTGGCGGTTCATGTTCCTCGTCGAGGGCTTGCCCGCGGTCGTGCTCGCGGTGGTGACCTGGTTCTACCTCACCGACAGTCCGGCGCAGGCCCGCTGGCTGACCCGCGCCGAACGGCAGTGGCTCAGTACCGAACTCGCCGCCGAGCAGGCTGCGATGGAAAAGGCGGAGCAGTGGACTTTGCGTAAAGCCCTCACCGACTCGCGGGTGCTCGGCCTGGCCTTCGTCTACGGCGGGATCGTTTACGGGTTGTATGCGCTGGGGTTCTTCCTGCCGACGATCATCAAGGGTTTCGAGCAGCAGTACGACACGCACTATTCGGTGGTGCAGCGCGGCCTGATCAACGCGGTGCCCTACCTCATCGGCGCGGTGGTGATGGTGTGGTGGAGCAGGCACGGCGACCGCAGCGGGGAACGCCCCTGGCACGTCGCCATCCCCGCCCTGCTCGGCGGCCTCGCCATCCCCGTGGCGCTCTACCTCGGAAACCCGCTCGCGGCCATGGTCGCGGTCACCGTCTGCGCGGTCGGCGTACTCGCCGCCCTCCCCACCTTCTGGGCCCTGCCGAGCGCCTTCCTCACCGGCGCCGCCGCGGCGGGCGGCATCGCCCTGATCAACTCGATCGGCAACCTCAGCGGTTTCGCGGCACCGTATATCACCGGCGGACTGAAGGATTGGACCGGCACCCAACGCGCGGGCCTGTGGGTCGTCGGCTTCTGCATGGTGGCCTCAGCCGCGGGTGTGTTGGCGTTGTGGAAGCGGGCCGACATTCGCGCACAGAAGGATTCCTCCAACTGA